The following proteins come from a genomic window of Neptunomonas concharum:
- a CDS encoding MBL fold metallo-hydrolase: MAKKPFASSADLGVKVETLEVLADGVYALTAEGDPNVCAIEAEDFIIAFEARATPKAANDWLEQLREHTDKPVKYLVLSHYHAVRVLGASAYKAESIIAHEKTKFLIEERGMQDWASEFGRMPRLFREPDGIPGLTHPDIVFNDRMEIPLGGDRGSLILEYCGRGHTAGDIVAWIPKHKILFAGDLVEAAAALYTGDAFHFDWSTETLDKVKAYEAEILVGGRGAVARGRDEVDAAIEQTRGFLTGMIEKVGEVHKRGGSVKEAFEATHEHLNPKFGMWPIFEHCLPFDVQRLWDEFEGIDWPRIWTDERDQEVWDSLQD, translated from the coding sequence TGGCGGATGGTGTATATGCCCTGACGGCTGAGGGTGACCCAAACGTTTGTGCTATTGAAGCGGAAGATTTCATCATCGCATTTGAAGCTCGTGCAACGCCAAAAGCAGCTAACGACTGGTTAGAGCAGCTGCGTGAGCATACTGATAAGCCGGTTAAATACCTTGTGCTATCTCACTATCATGCTGTTCGTGTTCTGGGTGCATCTGCCTATAAAGCAGAATCTATTATTGCGCATGAGAAAACCAAGTTCTTGATTGAAGAACGTGGTATGCAAGACTGGGCAAGCGAATTTGGTCGTATGCCGCGCTTATTCCGTGAGCCAGATGGTATTCCCGGTTTGACTCACCCAGATATCGTATTTAATGATCGTATGGAAATTCCATTAGGTGGCGATCGTGGTAGCTTGATTCTGGAGTATTGTGGCCGCGGTCATACTGCAGGTGATATCGTTGCGTGGATTCCTAAGCACAAAATCTTATTTGCTGGTGATTTGGTTGAGGCAGCAGCGGCTCTCTATACCGGGGATGCATTCCACTTTGATTGGTCTACAGAGACACTGGATAAAGTAAAAGCTTATGAAGCTGAAATTTTAGTTGGTGGTCGTGGTGCGGTTGCTCGCGGTCGCGACGAAGTGGATGCGGCTATCGAGCAAACCCGAGGCTTCCTGACCGGTATGATCGAGAAAGTTGGTGAGGTTCATAAGCGCGGTGGTAGCGTGAAAGAAGCGTTTGAAGCCACCCATGAGCATCTGAATCCTAAGTTTGGCATGTGGCCAATTTTTGAACACTGCCTACCATTTGACGTACAGCGTCTATGGGATGAATTTGAAGGCATTGATTGGCCACGCATCTGGACAGATGAGCGTGATCAAGAAGTGTGGGATAGCTTACAGGACTAA
- a CDS encoding LysR family transcriptional regulator, protein MDVLSAMSVYVRVVDLKSFSLAASELGISSSSVSKQVSQLEQHVGARLLQRTTRRLFVTEVGAAYYEKCQSILSEVEEAENLVSQLQGNPRGTLRITCNMTFGQMQLSKAIPEFMSLHPDVQVDITLDDRPPDLIRDGFDMALRIADPQLPDSSMIAREISKIPMYICATPEYLKTHGHPQTAEDLKKHNCLIFVHAANANQWSLERKGKRCTVQVSGDLKANNSLVVRESVLQHRGIANLADFVIARFVESGDLVRVFPSYEPERLSIFAVYPDRKFISPKVSSFIEFFKVWLDKHSNADLWSGVD, encoded by the coding sequence ATGGATGTTCTATCGGCCATGAGCGTTTATGTACGTGTTGTGGATCTCAAAAGCTTTTCTCTGGCTGCATCAGAGCTAGGTATCTCTAGTTCTTCTGTCAGTAAGCAGGTATCACAGCTGGAGCAGCATGTCGGTGCTCGGCTGTTGCAGCGCACTACTCGGCGTTTGTTTGTAACAGAGGTTGGCGCGGCTTATTACGAAAAGTGTCAATCAATCCTATCAGAGGTAGAAGAGGCTGAGAATCTTGTATCTCAGTTGCAAGGTAACCCTCGTGGTACGCTGCGTATCACCTGTAACATGACCTTTGGTCAAATGCAGCTCTCAAAAGCGATACCGGAGTTTATGAGCCTTCATCCTGATGTGCAGGTTGATATTACGTTGGATGATAGGCCTCCTGACCTTATCCGTGATGGCTTTGATATGGCGCTGAGGATAGCGGACCCTCAGCTGCCTGATTCCAGTATGATTGCGCGTGAGATATCTAAGATCCCGATGTATATCTGTGCAACCCCCGAATATTTGAAAACCCATGGGCATCCGCAAACAGCAGAAGATCTAAAAAAACATAATTGTCTGATTTTTGTGCATGCAGCGAATGCTAATCAATGGTCTTTGGAGCGAAAGGGCAAACGCTGTACGGTACAGGTGAGTGGAGATTTAAAAGCCAATAACAGCCTCGTGGTAAGAGAATCCGTACTGCAGCACAGGGGGATTGCGAATCTAGCTGACTTTGTGATCGCTCGCTTTGTGGAGTCAGGGGATTTAGTACGTGTGTTCCCCTCTTATGAACCTGAGCGTTTATCTATCTTTGCGGTCTACCCAGATCGAAAATTTATCTCTCCTAAAGTCAGCTCTTTTATTGAGTTCTTTAAGGTGTGGCTCGATAAGCACTCTAATGCAGACCTATGGTCGGGTGTGGATTGA